In the genome of uncultured Pseudomonas sp., the window GTCACCTATCTCGAACCCACTGAAGATGGCCTGATTACCCCGGCCATGATCGAGGCGGTGCTGCGTGAGGACACCATTCTGGTGTCGGTCATGCATGTGAATAACGAAATCGGCACCATCAACGACATCGCGGCGATTGGCGAGCTGACCCGTTCGCGCGGCGTGTTCCTGCATGTTGATGCGGCTCAGTCCACCGGTAAGGTGGCGATTGACCTGGGTTCGCTCAAGGTCGATCTAATGTCTTTCTCGGCGCACAAGACCTATGGCCCCAAAGGCGTCGGTGCGCTGTATGTGCGCCGTAAGCCGCGTGTGCGTCTGGAAGCCCAGACTCACGGTGGTGGCCATGAGCGCGGCATGCGTTCCGGTACCCTGGCGACCCACCAGTGTGTGGGTATGGGTGAGGCGTTCCAGATTGCCAAGGAAGAAATGGCTCAGGAAAACCAGCGCATTCTGGCCCTGCGCGATCGCTTCTTTAAGCAGGTCGATGGTCTTGAGGAGTTGTACATCAACGGCAGCATGACGGCCCGTGTACCGCACAACCTCAACCTTAGCTTCAACTACGTTGAGGGTGAGTCGCTGATCATGGCGCTTAAGGATCTGGCCGTTTCTTCCGGCTCGGCCTGTACCTCGGCTTCGCTGGAGCCGTCCTACGTGTTGCGCGCCCTGGGCCGCAATGACGAGCTGGCACACAGTTCCATTCGCTTTACCTTCGGCCGCTTCACTACTGATGAGGAGGTCGATTACGCCGCGCAGAAGGTTTGCGAGGCGGTTACCAAGCTGCGCGAATTGTCGCCGCTGTGGGATATGTACAAAGACGGTGTCGACATCTCCAAGATCGAGTGGGCGGCGCACTAAGTAGTCGTCGAGTAAGAACGACTCTCTGATGAGGAAGGAATACCAGCATGGCTTACAGTGAAAAGGTCATTGACCACTACGAGAACCCGCGCAACGTCGGCAAGATGGACGCGGAAGACCCAAGCGTAGGCACCGGCATGGTCGGTGCGCCAGCCTGTGGCGACGTGATGCGTCTGCAAATCAAGGTCAACGAGCAGGGCGTGATTGAAGACGCCAAGTTCAAGACCTACGGCTGCGGTTCGGCGATTGCCTCCAGCTCCCTCGCAACTGAGTGGATGAAGGGCAAGACCCTGGACGAAGCAGAAACCATCAAGAACACCCAGTTGGCCGAGGAATTGGCTCTGCCGCCGGTGAAAATTCACTGCTCAGTTCTCGCAGAAGATGCCATCAAGGCTGCTGTGCGTGACTACAAGCAGAAGAAAGGCTTGCTCTAAGGAGGTATGTCGATGGCTATCAGCATGACCGAAGCAGCGGCTCAGCACGTGCGTCGCTCCCTTGACGGGCGCGGCAAGGGTGAGGGCATCCGTTTGGCTGTTCGCACCACTGGCTGTTCTGGCCTGGCTTATGTGCTGGAGTTTGTCGATGAGACCGCCGGCGAAGATCAGGTGTTCGAGAGCTTCGGGGTCAAAGTGATTATTGATCCAAAAAGCCTGGTTTACCTCGATGGCACCGAGCTGGACTTTGTTAAGGAAGGGTTGAACGAAGGCTTCAAGTTCAACAACCCAAACGTACGCGGCGAATGCGGCTGCGGCGAAAGCTTCAACATCTGAGGCGCCTGTGGGTACTCCTTGTCACTTTGCTTTGTTTGAGCTGCAGCCAGGTTTTCGTTTGGACCCGGAGTTGTTGGCCAGTCGCTACCGCGAACTGGCGCGGCAGGTTCATCCGGATCGTTTTGCTGATGCATCAGAGCGCGAACAGCGCCTGGCGCTGGAGCAGTCTGCCAGCCTCAATGAAGCCTATCGAACGCTGAAAAATGCGCCGCAGCGCGCGCGTTATCTGCTCGCGCTGAGTGGCCCGGAACTGCCGTTGGAAGTCACCGTGCAAGACCCTAGCTTTCTGCTGCAGCAGATGCAGTGGCGTGAAGAGCTGGAAGATCTGCATGACAGCGCGGATCTGGCTGGGGTTGCGCAGTTCAAGCGCCGTTTGAAAGTGGCTCAGGATGAGCTCAACGAAAGCTTTGCCGTTTGTTGGGATGATGCGACGCAGCGTGAAGAGGCCGAGCGCCTGATGCGCCGCATGCAGTTTCTCGACAAGCTCTCTCACGAGGTTCGCCAGCTGGAAGAGCGCCTCGACGATTAACGCTGGTGCGCCTGTTGCGCTGCACCTGATACATAAGCATTGATTACTCATGGCCTTACTGCAGATCGCTGAACCCGGACAAAGCCCCCAGCCACACCAGCGTCGGCTGGCGGTGGGGATTGATCTGGGTACCACCAATTCGCTAGTCGCCGCTGTGCGCAGCGGGCTCTCTGAACCTTTAGCTGATGCGGCTGGGCAGGTCATACTGCCGTCCGCCGTGCGCTACCACGCGGATCGAGTCGAAGTGGGCGAGGCCGCACGGGCGGCTGCCTCAGGTGATCCACTAAACACCGTGCTGTCGGTCAAGCGCCTGATGGGGCGTGGTTTGGCTGACGTTAAACAGTTGGGCGAGCAGCTGCCCTACCGCTTTGTCGGTGGTGAGTCGCACATGCCGTTCATTGATACGGTGCAGGGGCCGAAAAGCCCGGTCGAGGTTTCCGCCGATATTCTCAAAGCACTGCGTCAGCGTGCTGAGGCGACTCTGGGTGGTGAGCTGGTCGGCGCCGTGATCACCGTGCCGGCCTATTTTGACGACTCGCAGCGCCAGGCCACTAAGGATGCGGCGCGCCTGGCGGGTCTGAATGTGCTGCGCCTGCTTAACGAACCGACCGCAGCAGCGGTTGCCTATGGCCTCGATCAGCACGCCGAAGGTGTGGTGGCGATTTATGACCTGGGTGGCGGTACCTTCGATATTTCCGTGCTGCGCCTGACCGGCGGCGTGTTTGAAGTGCTCGCCACCGGCGGCGATAGCGCCCTGGGTGGTGATGACTTTGATTACGCCATCGCCGGCTGGATTGTGCAGCAGGCAGGCGTATCAGCTGATCTCGATCCGGGTCAGCAGCGCCTGTTGCTGCAGGCAGCCTGCGCCGCCAAGGAAGCCTTGACCAATAGCGATGTGGCTACGCTCAATTATGCTGGCTGGCAGGGGCAGTTGAGTCGTGGGCAGCTTGATGCGTTGATCGAGCCGATGGTTGCGCGCAGTCTCAAGGCTTGCCGCCGCGCCGTACGCGATGCCGGTATTGAGCTGGAAGAAGTTGAGGCGGTGGTCATGGTCGGCGGCTCGACCCGCGTGCCGCGTGTGCGTCAGGCGGTCGCCGAGCTGTTCGCCCGTGAGCCGTTGGCCGATATTGACCCCGATCAGGTGGTGGCCATTGGTGCGGCGATCCAGGCGGATGCTCTGGCGGGTAACAAGCGTGGTGATGGCGAAGAGCTGCTACTGCTGGACGTGATTCCGCTGTCGCTGGGGCTGGAGACCATGGGTGGGCTGATGGAGAAGGTGATTCCGCGTAATACCACCATCCCCGTGGCTCGCGCTCAGGACTTCACCACTTATAAAGACGGCCAAACGGCCATGATGATCCATGTGCTGCAGGGTGAGCGCGAGCTGATCAGCGACTGTCGTTCTCTGGCGCGTTTCGAGTTGCGCGGTATTCCGCCGATGGTTGCTGGTGCGGCGAAGATCCGCGTGACCTTTCAGGTTGATGCCGACGGCCTGCTCAGCGTGTCGGCCCTTGAGCTGGCATCGGGTGTCGAGGCGAGTATCCAGGTCAAGCCGTCCTATGGCCTGACTGATGGCGAAATCGCCCGCATGCTGCAGGATTCCTTCAAAAATGCGGGTGATGACAAGGTGGCGCGCGTGTTGCGCGAGCAGCAAGTCGATGCTCAGCGTCTGTTGGAGGCGGTTGAGGCCGCATTGCTGGCCGATGGTGAGCGCTTGCTGGATGCCGATGAGCGCCTGGCCATCGAAGCGCAGATGCAGCAATTACGAGAGTGCATGGCGGCCAGTGATGGCTTGGCCATTGAGCAGCACACTAAGCGATTGACCCAGATAACCGATGCCTTCGCGGCGCGTCGTCTGGATGCCACGGTCAAAGCCTCGCTGGCTGGCCGTAGTCTTGATGAGATTGAGGAATAAGCATGCCGCAGATTATCTTTCTGCCCCACGCTGTACTGTGCCCGGAAGGCTTGGTAATTGAAGTTGCACCTGGTACTTCGGTGCTTGAAGTGGCCCATGAGCATCACATCGAGATCGAAAGTGCCTGCGGTGGTGTCTGTGCGTGTACCACTTGCCACTGCATTATCCGCGAAGGCTTTGCTTCGCTCGCCGAGGCCGACGAGCTGGAAGAGGACATGCTCGACAAGGCTTGGGGGCTGGAGGCGCAGTCGCGCCTGTCCTGTCAGGCGGTTGTCGGCACTGAAGACCTGACGGTCGAAATTCCTAAATACTCGCTCAATCATGCCGCCGAAGCGCCGCATTGATTCAAGGAGCCGTTATGACTTTGAAATGGGTTGATGTGCTGGAAATCGCTATTCAGTTGGCCGAATCCAAGCCTGATGTGGATCCGCGTTATGTGAATTTCGTCGATTTGCACAAGTGGATTCTGGCATTGCCGGAATTCAGTGACGACCCGGCGCGCGGCGGCGAGAAGGTGCTGGAGGCCGTTCAGGCCGCCTGGATCGAAGAAGCCGACTGAGTCAGCCCTGTACGCTGTTAGGCAATCCCTATAAACCCGCGTATAATTCGCGGGTTTAATTTTTCGCTTTAATCACTGTTCCTGGAGTTTCACATGGCTGTTCAACGCACTTTCTCCATCATCAAGCCTGACGCTGTTGCTAAAAACGTTATCGGCGAAATCACCAGCCGTTTCGAAAAAGCCGGCCTGCGCGTCGTTGCTTCGAAGATGGTTCAGCTGTCCGAGCGCGAAGCTGCTGGCTTCTACGCTGAGCACAGCGAGCGTGGCTTCTTCAAGGATCTGGTTGCATTCATGACTTCTGGTCCAGTTATCGTTCAGGTTCTGGAAGGCGAAAACGCTGTTCTGGCTAATCGCGAGCTGATGGGCGCTACCAACCCAAAAGAAGCTGCTGCCGGCACCATCCGTGCTGATTTCGCCGTTTCCATCGACGAAAACGCTGTACACGGTTCTGACTCCGAAGCGTCGGCTGCTCGCGAAATTGCTTACTTCTTCGCGGCCACTGAAGTTTGCGCTCGCATTCGCTAAGCGAATTTGAGTGAGGGTGAAACCATGATCGCATCGACCGGTAAAACTAATCTGTTGGGTCTGACCCAGGCAGAAATGGAACAATTCTTCGAACATATCGGGGAAAAACGTTTCCGCGCCGGTCAGTTGATGAAGTGGATTCACCACTTTGGTGTCGATGATTTCGACGCCATGAGTAACGTCAGCAAGGCCTTGCGCGAAAAGCTCAAGGCCTGTGCTGAAATCCGCGGCCCGGAAGTGGTCAGCGAAGATATTTCCACTGATGGCACACGCAAGTGGGTAGTGCGGGTGGCGTCAGGCAGTTGTGTCGAAACCGTGTATATCCCCCAGGGCTCGCGCGGCACCTTGTGTGTCTCGTCGCAGGCTGGCTGTGCGCTGGATTGCAGTTTCTGCTCAACCGGTAAACAAGGCTTTAATAGCGATCTCACTGCCGCCGAAGTGATCGGCCAGGTGTGGATTGCCAACAAGTCGTTTGGCAGTGTCCCGGCTAAAGTCGACCGTGCCATCACCAACGTGGTGATGATGGGCATGGGTGAGCCATTGCTGAACTTTGACAATGTCGTCGCCGCCATGAAAATCATGATGGACGACCTCGGCTATGGCATCTCCAAGCGCAAGGTGACCCTGTCGACCTCGGGCGTGGTGCCGATGATCGATAAGCTGGGCGAAGTGATTGATGTGTCGCTGGCCTTGTCGCTGCATGCGCCGAATGATGAGCTGCGTAGCCAGTTGGTACCAATCAACAAGAAGTACCCGCTGGAAATGCTCTTGGCCGCGTGTAAGCGTTATGTTTCGCGGCTTGGCGAGAAACGCGTGCTGACCATCGAATACACCCTGCTCAAGGATGTGAACGATAAGATTGAGCACGCTGAGGAAATGATCGCACTTCTCAAAGATGTGCCTTGCAAGATCAACCTGATTCCGTTTAATCCCTTCCCCCACTCGGGCTATGAGCGGCCGAGTAACAATGCGATTCGCCGCTTCCAGGACCTGCTGCATAAGGCCGGGC includes:
- the iscA gene encoding iron-sulfur cluster assembly protein IscA, with the protein product MAISMTEAAAQHVRRSLDGRGKGEGIRLAVRTTGCSGLAYVLEFVDETAGEDQVFESFGVKVIIDPKSLVYLDGTELDFVKEGLNEGFKFNNPNVRGECGCGESFNI
- a CDS encoding IscS subfamily cysteine desulfurase → MKLPIYLDYSATTPVDPRVAQKMSECLLVDGNFGNPASRSHVFGWKAEEAVENARRQVAELVNADPREIVWTSGATESNNLAIKGIADFYKSKGRHLITSKIEHKAVLDTMRQLEREGFEVTYLEPTEDGLITPAMIEAVLREDTILVSVMHVNNEIGTINDIAAIGELTRSRGVFLHVDAAQSTGKVAIDLGSLKVDLMSFSAHKTYGPKGVGALYVRRKPRVRLEAQTHGGGHERGMRSGTLATHQCVGMGEAFQIAKEEMAQENQRILALRDRFFKQVDGLEELYINGSMTARVPHNLNLSFNYVEGESLIMALKDLAVSSGSACTSASLEPSYVLRALGRNDELAHSSIRFTFGRFTTDEEVDYAAQKVCEAVTKLRELSPLWDMYKDGVDISKIEWAAH
- the iscX gene encoding Fe-S cluster assembly protein IscX; translated protein: MTLKWVDVLEIAIQLAESKPDVDPRYVNFVDLHKWILALPEFSDDPARGGEKVLEAVQAAWIEEAD
- the ndk gene encoding nucleoside-diphosphate kinase, which translates into the protein MAVQRTFSIIKPDAVAKNVIGEITSRFEKAGLRVVASKMVQLSEREAAGFYAEHSERGFFKDLVAFMTSGPVIVQVLEGENAVLANRELMGATNPKEAAAGTIRADFAVSIDENAVHGSDSEASAAREIAYFFAATEVCARIR
- the hscA gene encoding Fe-S protein assembly chaperone HscA — protein: MALLQIAEPGQSPQPHQRRLAVGIDLGTTNSLVAAVRSGLSEPLADAAGQVILPSAVRYHADRVEVGEAARAAASGDPLNTVLSVKRLMGRGLADVKQLGEQLPYRFVGGESHMPFIDTVQGPKSPVEVSADILKALRQRAEATLGGELVGAVITVPAYFDDSQRQATKDAARLAGLNVLRLLNEPTAAAVAYGLDQHAEGVVAIYDLGGGTFDISVLRLTGGVFEVLATGGDSALGGDDFDYAIAGWIVQQAGVSADLDPGQQRLLLQAACAAKEALTNSDVATLNYAGWQGQLSRGQLDALIEPMVARSLKACRRAVRDAGIELEEVEAVVMVGGSTRVPRVRQAVAELFAREPLADIDPDQVVAIGAAIQADALAGNKRGDGEELLLLDVIPLSLGLETMGGLMEKVIPRNTTIPVARAQDFTTYKDGQTAMMIHVLQGERELISDCRSLARFELRGIPPMVAGAAKIRVTFQVDADGLLSVSALELASGVEASIQVKPSYGLTDGEIARMLQDSFKNAGDDKVARVLREQQVDAQRLLEAVEAALLADGERLLDADERLAIEAQMQQLRECMAASDGLAIEQHTKRLTQITDAFAARRLDATVKASLAGRSLDEIEE
- the rlmN gene encoding 23S rRNA (adenine(2503)-C(2))-methyltransferase RlmN, with product MIASTGKTNLLGLTQAEMEQFFEHIGEKRFRAGQLMKWIHHFGVDDFDAMSNVSKALREKLKACAEIRGPEVVSEDISTDGTRKWVVRVASGSCVETVYIPQGSRGTLCVSSQAGCALDCSFCSTGKQGFNSDLTAAEVIGQVWIANKSFGSVPAKVDRAITNVVMMGMGEPLLNFDNVVAAMKIMMDDLGYGISKRKVTLSTSGVVPMIDKLGEVIDVSLALSLHAPNDELRSQLVPINKKYPLEMLLAACKRYVSRLGEKRVLTIEYTLLKDVNDKIEHAEEMIALLKDVPCKINLIPFNPFPHSGYERPSNNAIRRFQDLLHKAGHNVTVRTTRGEDIDAACGQLVGQVMDRTRRSERYIAVRELSSEAETPSSAANRT
- the hscB gene encoding co-chaperone HscB, producing MGTPCHFALFELQPGFRLDPELLASRYRELARQVHPDRFADASEREQRLALEQSASLNEAYRTLKNAPQRARYLLALSGPELPLEVTVQDPSFLLQQMQWREELEDLHDSADLAGVAQFKRRLKVAQDELNESFAVCWDDATQREEAERLMRRMQFLDKLSHEVRQLEERLDD
- the iscU gene encoding Fe-S cluster assembly scaffold IscU, coding for MAYSEKVIDHYENPRNVGKMDAEDPSVGTGMVGAPACGDVMRLQIKVNEQGVIEDAKFKTYGCGSAIASSSLATEWMKGKTLDEAETIKNTQLAEELALPPVKIHCSVLAEDAIKAAVRDYKQKKGLL
- the fdx gene encoding ISC system 2Fe-2S type ferredoxin is translated as MPQIIFLPHAVLCPEGLVIEVAPGTSVLEVAHEHHIEIESACGGVCACTTCHCIIREGFASLAEADELEEDMLDKAWGLEAQSRLSCQAVVGTEDLTVEIPKYSLNHAAEAPH